One Legionella hackeliae DNA segment encodes these proteins:
- the neuC gene encoding UDP-N-acetylglucosamine 2-epimerase → MRKVAVFTGTRAEYGLLSGLIKAIQKNPQFELQLLVSGMHLSPEFGETWHIIEEEGVSIDAKVEMLLSSDTAVGVVKSVGLGIIGYADTLQRLNPDILVILGDRFEALAIAQTAMLMRIPIVHLHGGEITEGAYDDAIRHAITKMSTIHCTATEAYRRRVIQLGEEPSRVFNVGAIGLDYLQYLSFLSISELSASLTFDINNPFFLVTYHPVTWANESPEVSLPALFKALDAYPDYQVIMTYPNADNGGRQIMSMIKDYAVSQPARVLAVTSLGQLRYLSALNHAAVVIGNSSSGIIEAPSFNVPTVDIGARQKGRIAADSVIHCEATSAAISEAISAAIQSKSLEPIINPYDQGGAIPKIITILETMLLNSQKTFFDIDITAGLENEYNEYHR, encoded by the coding sequence ATGCGTAAAGTCGCTGTTTTTACAGGCACGCGAGCTGAATACGGTTTGCTTTCTGGACTTATTAAAGCCATTCAGAAAAATCCTCAATTTGAATTACAGCTTCTTGTCAGTGGGATGCATCTCTCGCCTGAGTTTGGTGAAACCTGGCATATCATCGAAGAAGAGGGTGTAAGTATTGATGCTAAAGTGGAAATGCTTCTTTCTTCAGATACAGCTGTTGGAGTCGTTAAATCAGTAGGTCTCGGCATTATTGGCTATGCTGACACCTTACAGCGGTTAAACCCCGATATCCTGGTGATTTTGGGGGATCGTTTTGAAGCTTTGGCGATAGCACAAACTGCAATGCTTATGCGTATTCCCATAGTTCATCTTCATGGCGGCGAAATCACTGAAGGGGCCTATGATGATGCTATCCGACATGCAATTACTAAAATGAGCACGATTCATTGCACTGCGACTGAGGCTTATCGACGACGAGTTATTCAACTAGGAGAAGAGCCCTCGCGAGTTTTTAATGTAGGTGCAATTGGCCTGGATTATTTGCAATATTTATCGTTTTTATCAATTTCTGAATTATCAGCATCATTGACGTTTGACATCAATAATCCATTTTTTTTAGTGACGTATCATCCTGTAACTTGGGCAAATGAATCACCGGAAGTGTCTTTACCTGCGCTTTTTAAAGCTCTTGATGCCTACCCGGATTATCAAGTGATAATGACCTATCCCAATGCAGATAATGGCGGTCGCCAAATAATGTCAATGATCAAGGACTATGCGGTTAGTCAACCTGCACGAGTATTAGCGGTTACTTCTTTAGGACAACTGCGCTATTTAAGTGCCTTGAATCATGCTGCTGTTGTTATTGGAAATTCTTCCAGTGGAATTATTGAAGCTCCTTCCTTTAATGTCCCAACTGTTGATATTGGTGCAAGACAGAAGGGACGTATAGCAGCAGATTCGGTCATTCATTGTGAAGCGACGTCTGCCGCAATATCGGAAGCGATTTCTGCTGCAATACAAAGCAAGTCTCTAGAGCCTATTATTAATCCCTATGATCAGGGTGGGGCTATTCCTAAGATAATTACAATTTTGGAAACAATGCTACTCAATAGTCAAAAAACTTTTTTCGATATTGATATAACAGCAGGATTAGAAAATGAGTATAACGAATATCATCGCTGA
- the neuB gene encoding N-acetylneuraminate synthase yields the protein MSITNIIAEAGVNHNGNENLAFKLVEVASAAGADIVKFQTFKAKQLVAAHAKLANYQQANTRKNEPQLAMLSRLELSYEAHKRLVAYCSQIGIEFLSSAFDFESLNFLVDDLKLRKLKIPSGEITNAPFVLEHARTGCNLILSTGMATLAEVEAALGVIAFGYTRPKTAQPSQRAFQEAYFSETGQQVLREKVILLHCTTEYPAPFDDVNLRAMDTMRAAFNLPIGYSDHTEGIVVPIAAVARGAVLIEKHFTLDKTMDGPDHKASLDPKELQEMVHAIRITERTLGNGIKGPRPSELGNKDIARKSLVAKASIKKGEILNSENMGILRPGDGLSPYQYWSFLGKEASHDYEEGELLR from the coding sequence ATGAGTATAACGAATATCATCGCTGAGGCTGGGGTAAATCATAATGGAAATGAAAACCTGGCATTTAAACTTGTTGAGGTTGCCTCTGCTGCTGGTGCAGATATTGTCAAATTTCAAACATTTAAAGCGAAGCAATTAGTTGCAGCTCACGCCAAACTAGCTAACTATCAACAAGCAAATACACGAAAAAATGAACCCCAATTAGCCATGCTAAGCCGACTTGAATTGAGTTATGAAGCTCATAAGCGTCTTGTTGCTTATTGCTCACAAATAGGAATTGAATTTTTATCTTCGGCATTTGATTTTGAAAGTTTAAACTTTTTAGTAGACGATTTGAAACTCCGAAAATTAAAAATTCCTTCTGGAGAAATTACCAATGCTCCCTTTGTTCTAGAGCATGCAAGAACAGGTTGCAATCTGATTTTATCAACCGGAATGGCTACTTTAGCAGAGGTAGAAGCAGCACTTGGAGTTATTGCTTTTGGTTATACTCGTCCAAAAACAGCACAGCCTTCTCAGCGTGCTTTTCAAGAGGCGTATTTTTCAGAAACGGGTCAACAAGTATTGAGGGAAAAAGTTATTCTATTGCATTGCACGACCGAATACCCCGCGCCATTTGACGATGTGAATTTGCGTGCAATGGATACGATGAGAGCAGCGTTTAATTTGCCAATTGGCTATTCTGATCATACGGAAGGAATTGTTGTTCCTATTGCTGCGGTAGCGCGAGGTGCAGTACTCATAGAAAAGCATTTCACATTGGATAAAACTATGGATGGTCCTGATCACAAAGCCTCTCTTGATCCAAAAGAGCTGCAAGAAATGGTTCATGCCATCCGAATAACAGAAAGAACATTAGGGAATGGTATAAAAGGACCTCGCCCCTCTGAACTTGGTAATAAAGACATTGCTAGAAAAAGTCTGGTTGCCAAAGCAAGTATAAAAAAGGGCGAAATTTTAAATAGTGAAAATATGGGAATATTAAGACCAGGCGATGGACTTTCTCCTTACCAGTATTGGAGTTTTCTTGGAAAAGAAGCTAGCCATGATTATGAGGAAGGAGAATTGCTTCGATGA
- a CDS encoding acetyltransferase: MNSKAILIGAGGHARVVAELARLNNIEILGLVDIGLGQNTFWDNGIKCLGSDEVINNFSPQEIDLLNGIGTLPGKSDTRCSVFNKFKACGFSFPPLIHPRAIVSSETQIEAGVQIMAGAIINPKARIGENTIINSGAIIEHDCIINEHVHVAPGAVLSGSVTLKQNVHIGTGAVIIQNIIIEESSIVGAGAIITQNVMRNHIVYPARSEIKGITVLM, translated from the coding sequence ATGAACTCCAAAGCAATTTTAATTGGTGCAGGAGGACATGCAAGAGTTGTTGCTGAGTTAGCAAGACTAAATAATATTGAAATTTTAGGTCTAGTCGACATTGGTCTTGGTCAAAATACCTTTTGGGATAATGGAATCAAGTGTCTTGGCTCTGATGAAGTTATTAATAATTTTTCTCCTCAAGAAATAGATTTATTGAATGGTATTGGAACACTGCCTGGAAAGAGTGACACCAGGTGTTCCGTATTTAATAAATTTAAAGCCTGTGGGTTTAGTTTTCCGCCGTTAATACATCCTCGCGCTATTGTATCCAGTGAAACCCAGATTGAAGCGGGAGTACAGATTATGGCTGGAGCTATTATTAATCCAAAAGCAAGGATTGGAGAAAATACAATTATAAATTCAGGAGCTATTATTGAACACGATTGCATTATCAATGAACATGTTCATGTAGCGCCTGGTGCAGTTTTAAGTGGTAGTGTCACGCTAAAACAAAATGTACACATAGGAACAGGTGCTGTTATTATTCAAAATATTATTATTGAGGAAAGTTCTATTGTCGGTGCCGGAGCAATTATTACTCAGAATGTAATGAGAAATCATATTGTGTATCCAGCACGCTCAGAAATAAAAGGAATAACAGTGCTAATGTGA
- a CDS encoding nucleotidyltransferase family protein has translation MQNWESLIIHPQATISETIEILDKGGQRIALVTDQNRRLLGTVTDGDIRRALINHLTLDLPVERIMCNTPKTASVNWSKDLILSTIEKYQLMQLPIVDTDGRVVGLQTLYDVLRNRHRDNPVFLIAGGFGTRLHPLTQDCPKPLLKVGNKPILELILERFIDAGFHRFFISLHYMPEMIKEHFGDGSRWGVNIQYVHETKPLGTGGALGLLPHSEIDLPLFMMNGDLLTSLDFQSLLDFHYDHQGIATMCVRQYEHCVPFGVIDFHGHRVASIVEKPVQRFFINAGIYVLSPELIRGVHPEVRIDMPDLLQEHINKGNNVNMFPIHEYWLDIGRMDDFNKAQKDITSPNFSFNLPL, from the coding sequence ATGCAGAACTGGGAATCACTAATAATACATCCTCAAGCTACAATTAGCGAAACTATTGAGATTCTGGATAAGGGTGGGCAACGAATAGCCCTTGTTACTGATCAGAATCGCCGCCTTTTAGGTACTGTGACTGATGGGGATATAAGACGTGCCTTAATTAATCACCTAACGTTGGATTTGCCTGTTGAGCGGATAATGTGCAATACCCCCAAAACGGCTAGTGTGAATTGGAGCAAGGACCTTATTTTATCCACCATTGAAAAATATCAATTGATGCAACTCCCAATTGTTGATACTGATGGAAGAGTCGTGGGACTGCAAACTTTATATGATGTATTAAGAAACAGACATCGGGATAATCCTGTTTTTTTAATTGCAGGAGGTTTTGGAACTCGTTTACATCCTTTAACTCAAGACTGCCCTAAACCTTTATTAAAAGTAGGTAATAAACCTATTCTCGAATTAATCCTGGAACGATTTATTGATGCAGGGTTTCATCGCTTCTTTATTTCACTGCACTATATGCCGGAGATGATTAAAGAGCACTTTGGTGATGGTAGTCGATGGGGTGTAAATATCCAGTATGTTCATGAAACCAAACCTTTAGGCACGGGCGGTGCATTAGGATTGTTGCCTCATAGCGAAATAGATTTACCTTTATTTATGATGAATGGCGATTTATTAACATCGCTCGATTTTCAAAGTTTGTTGGATTTTCATTATGATCACCAAGGAATAGCGACCATGTGTGTTCGCCAGTACGAACATTGTGTCCCCTTCGGTGTGATTGATTTCCATGGTCATCGAGTTGCCTCAATTGTTGAGAAGCCTGTACAGCGCTTTTTTATTAATGCAGGCATTTATGTGCTGTCTCCAGAGTTGATTCGCGGTGTGCATCCTGAGGTTCGAATTGATATGCCAGATTTACTTCAAGAACATATTAATAAAGGGAATAACGTTAATATGTTTCCAATTCACGAATATTGGCTTGATATTGGTAGGATGGATGATTTTAACAAGGCACAAAAAGATATAACGAGTCCTAATTTTTCATTTAATTTACCATTATGA
- a CDS encoding Gfo/Idh/MocA family protein → MKRAVIIGLGSIAKRHASNLKKLYPDIKILAMSSSGKLQDSPIIDVDELATTINQVISFRPDFAIVASPATFHFQHAKELLKLNIPTLIEKPIAATRKDAKEMVVLANETKVPVSVAYCLRYLPAANIVKSILEENQLGPIYNVMAHVGQYLPDWRKDKDYRFSVSASLKLGGGALLELSHELDYLHWFLGELHLKYALLRNTNELNLDVEEIADVILSTDSGTICSVHLNLIQKKPQRYCNFVGEKGHLCWDLIENRVAIYTNEKENIIYHEPFWDRNTMYLLMLKDFMQKITSQNHCKRILSSAMHTVELIEKIKSQSNWGIKQ, encoded by the coding sequence ATGAAACGTGCTGTCATTATAGGGTTAGGTAGTATTGCAAAACGCCATGCGAGCAATCTGAAAAAACTTTACCCTGATATAAAAATATTGGCGATGTCTTCCAGCGGGAAGTTACAAGATTCACCAATAATAGACGTTGATGAGTTGGCAACAACGATAAATCAGGTAATTAGTTTTAGACCTGATTTTGCTATCGTTGCATCGCCTGCTACGTTTCATTTTCAGCACGCTAAAGAGTTACTTAAATTAAATATCCCAACATTAATAGAAAAGCCAATCGCCGCAACCAGAAAAGATGCTAAAGAAATGGTCGTTCTGGCAAATGAGACAAAAGTGCCTGTGAGCGTAGCCTACTGTTTAAGATATCTACCTGCTGCCAATATAGTAAAAAGCATCCTCGAAGAAAATCAGTTAGGACCGATTTATAATGTTATGGCACATGTGGGGCAATATTTACCAGATTGGCGAAAAGATAAAGATTATCGTTTTTCTGTGTCGGCTTCCTTAAAATTAGGTGGTGGGGCGCTTTTAGAGTTGAGTCATGAGCTTGATTATTTACATTGGTTTTTAGGTGAACTGCACTTAAAGTATGCGCTTTTAAGAAATACTAATGAATTAAATTTAGACGTCGAAGAAATTGCAGATGTGATTCTTTCAACCGATTCAGGAACAATTTGTTCCGTTCATTTGAACCTAATTCAAAAGAAACCGCAGCGCTATTGCAATTTTGTTGGCGAAAAAGGCCATCTTTGTTGGGATTTGATAGAAAACAGGGTAGCTATATACACGAATGAGAAGGAAAATATTATTTATCATGAGCCTTTCTGGGACAGGAATACTATGTATCTTCTGATGCTCAAAGATTTTATGCAGAAAATTACAAGCCAAAATCATTGTAAGCGTATCTTAAGTAGTGCAATGCATACTGTAGAGCTGATTGAAAAAATCAAATCTCAATCTAATTGGGGTATAAAACAATGA
- a CDS encoding acylneuraminate cytidylyltransferase family protein, translating to MKTYAFIFARGGSKGLPRKNVKHLAGKPLISYSIEVAKQTAMIERVFVSTDDQEIAQIAAQAGAIVIQRPSELATDTCPEWLAWRHAINFVTNEYGPFELFVSLPPTSPLRNASDVSSAIDLFKNKEADICISITKANRNPFFNMVKRNQEDYCELVNKQATDVSRRQDAIPVFDITTVVYVTTPTFVLNHSSLFEGKVIGLEVPKERAVDIDDIYDFQFAEVLLRAQGANNA from the coding sequence ATGAAAACCTATGCTTTTATTTTTGCAAGAGGCGGCTCAAAAGGTCTACCTCGAAAGAATGTGAAACATCTGGCAGGCAAACCATTAATTTCCTATTCCATTGAAGTTGCTAAACAAACAGCAATGATTGAGCGAGTTTTCGTCTCAACAGACGATCAGGAAATAGCCCAGATCGCTGCTCAGGCTGGTGCTATTGTTATTCAACGACCATCAGAGCTTGCGACAGACACTTGCCCTGAGTGGCTAGCGTGGCGACATGCAATTAATTTTGTAACCAACGAATATGGACCATTTGAATTGTTTGTAAGTCTTCCTCCTACTAGCCCTCTAAGAAATGCCAGTGATGTTAGTAGTGCAATTGATTTATTTAAAAATAAAGAAGCGGATATTTGTATTTCTATCACGAAAGCCAATCGAAATCCTTTTTTTAATATGGTAAAAAGAAATCAGGAAGATTATTGCGAATTAGTAAATAAGCAGGCAACCGATGTCTCTCGACGTCAGGATGCGATTCCGGTATTTGATATTACTACTGTAGTTTATGTAACTACTCCCACATTTGTTCTTAACCACTCAAGTTTATTTGAAGGGAAAGTCATTGGCTTAGAAGTTCCTAAGGAACGTGCTGTAGATATTGATGATATTTATGATTTTCAATTCGCAGAAGTATTACTACGTGCACAAGGGGCGAATAATGCTTAA
- a CDS encoding oxidoreductase: protein MLKGKKIVVAGSGGLLGSQTVKQLLLQNANVLAVDNNYQGMIDRLVNQDIDISHSQLTLMPLDLTNEQEVTGFFNDVTDLDGAVNCTYPRNKNYGRDFLEVKLNDFNENVNLHLGAAFLFTQQCAAYFLREKKWFSLVNIASIYGVIAPKFTIYEHTPMTMPVEYAAIKSAIIHLNKYVASYVANSNFRINSVSPGGIFDNQPSSFLEAYKKNSLGRGMLDVNEVTGAILFLLSDFSKYINGQNLIVDDGFSL from the coding sequence ATGCTTAAAGGAAAAAAAATTGTTGTAGCCGGCTCAGGCGGTTTATTAGGCTCCCAGACTGTAAAACAACTTCTTCTACAAAATGCTAACGTTCTAGCTGTTGATAACAACTATCAAGGTATGATAGATCGCCTTGTAAATCAGGATATTGATATTAGTCACTCCCAGTTAACACTAATGCCACTTGATTTGACAAATGAACAGGAAGTAACAGGTTTCTTCAACGACGTGACTGACTTGGATGGCGCTGTCAATTGCACATATCCTCGAAATAAGAATTATGGCAGGGATTTTTTAGAAGTAAAATTAAATGATTTTAACGAAAATGTAAATTTGCATTTAGGTGCTGCTTTTTTATTTACCCAACAATGTGCAGCTTACTTTCTTAGAGAAAAAAAATGGTTTTCTTTAGTAAATATTGCTTCTATCTATGGGGTTATTGCTCCTAAATTTACTATTTATGAACACACTCCGATGACAATGCCAGTGGAGTATGCGGCAATTAAATCCGCAATAATTCATCTGAATAAATATGTTGCAAGTTATGTGGCAAATAGTAATTTTCGTATTAATAGTGTTAGTCCCGGTGGCATTTTTGATAATCAACCCTCATCTTTTCTAGAGGCATACAAAAAAAATAGCTTAGGCCGGGGAATGCTCGATGTTAATGAGGTGACAGGAGCCATATTATTTTTACTTTCTGATTTTTCAAAATATATTAATGGTCAGAATTTAATAGTGGATGATGGTTTTAGCTTATAA
- a CDS encoding N-acetyl sugar amidotransferase: MDRTVFWCSTCLNMSTRPRIEFDAEGRCNACVWAEEKKTLDWKSRQLELISLLEMHRSKTGGFDCIVPVSGGKDGSYVSYKLKYEYDMHPLAVTVAPPLTYDIGDKNLKNYINSGFDHIHINPNYKVMKALNKKGFLEQGRPLYGWTTAIFTSVIRIANNFGIPLIFYGEDGEVEYGGSTESKNRSIFDIQYIKKIYLEGNYENTLKQLFSESELYFWLFPQESEWSQKEIFMTHMSYFEPWDPYRNYLVAKEHCGLMEKTDSNSGTYTNFAQNDNSLYDLHTYLMYLKFGFGRCTQDVGIDIRRGAMTREQGIQLAKIYDNAKPEIYVDDYLDYYEISREEFEATIDRFANKQLFEKSDGLWLPKFEIQ; encoded by the coding sequence ATGGATAGAACAGTATTTTGGTGTAGCACTTGTCTTAATATGTCTACGCGCCCTCGAATAGAGTTTGATGCTGAAGGACGTTGTAATGCTTGCGTTTGGGCTGAGGAAAAAAAAACACTTGATTGGAAGTCTCGCCAACTAGAGCTAATTTCTTTGCTTGAAATGCACCGTTCAAAGACCGGTGGATTCGATTGTATTGTCCCTGTCAGCGGAGGCAAGGATGGTTCTTATGTGTCATACAAACTTAAATATGAATATGACATGCATCCTCTGGCAGTAACTGTAGCCCCTCCTCTAACCTATGATATTGGAGACAAAAATTTAAAGAATTATATCAATTCAGGTTTCGATCATATCCATATTAATCCTAATTATAAAGTAATGAAGGCCTTAAATAAAAAAGGCTTTTTAGAACAAGGCCGTCCATTGTATGGTTGGACGACTGCCATATTTACCTCTGTGATAAGAATTGCCAATAATTTTGGTATTCCTTTAATATTTTATGGAGAGGATGGGGAAGTCGAATATGGTGGTTCTACCGAAAGCAAAAACCGAAGTATTTTTGATATTCAATACATTAAGAAAATTTACCTTGAAGGTAATTACGAAAATACTTTAAAACAATTATTCTCGGAAAGTGAGCTGTATTTTTGGTTGTTCCCTCAAGAGAGCGAATGGAGTCAAAAAGAAATATTCATGACTCATATGTCTTATTTTGAGCCATGGGATCCTTATAGAAACTATTTGGTTGCAAAAGAGCATTGTGGATTAATGGAAAAAACGGATAGCAATAGTGGTACATATACTAATTTTGCGCAGAATGATAACAGCCTATACGATCTGCATACCTATCTAATGTACCTTAAATTTGGGTTTGGCCGATGTACTCAGGATGTCGGTATTGATATTCGTCGAGGAGCAATGACTCGCGAGCAAGGTATTCAACTAGCCAAGATTTATGATAATGCCAAGCCAGAAATCTATGTCGATGACTATTTAGATTACTATGAAATTAGTCGAGAAGAATTTGAGGCTACTATAGATAGGTTTGCGAATAAACAATTATTTGAAAAAAGTGATGGTTTATGGCTACCTAAATTTGAGATTCAATAG
- the hisH gene encoding imidazole glycerol phosphate synthase subunit HisH, with amino-acid sequence MIAIIDYKMSNVYSIQQTLKFLGVNSIYTANHSEILAADKIILPGVGAYARAVKALREMNLFETLHTAVLEKNIPILGICLGMQLLAKSSDEGGYTTGLGLYNGEIRKFDKDKENIKIPHVGFNLVKKPNESVLYKDMAEYSDFYFTHSYRLIMHEENSNFQGLCHYGEEFIASFEKGHIFGVQFHPEKSQNNGLRLLKNFIEYETC; translated from the coding sequence GTGATAGCAATAATCGATTATAAAATGAGCAATGTTTATTCAATTCAACAAACATTAAAATTTCTTGGTGTCAATTCGATATATACCGCAAATCATTCTGAAATATTAGCTGCCGATAAAATTATTTTGCCTGGAGTGGGAGCCTATGCTCGTGCTGTGAAAGCTCTCAGGGAAATGAATCTTTTTGAGACGCTGCATACTGCTGTCTTGGAAAAGAACATACCTATCCTTGGCATATGTCTTGGAATGCAATTGCTTGCAAAATCAAGTGACGAGGGAGGCTATACAACGGGGCTAGGTTTATACAATGGGGAAATAAGAAAATTTGATAAAGACAAAGAAAATATAAAAATTCCCCATGTTGGATTTAATTTGGTAAAAAAACCCAATGAGTCTGTTTTATATAAAGATATGGCTGAATATTCAGATTTTTATTTTACCCATAGTTATCGTTTAATAATGCATGAAGAAAATAGTAATTTTCAGGGGCTATGCCATTATGGTGAAGAGTTTATTGCCTCTTTTGAAAAAGGACATATCTTCGGAGTTCAATTTCATCCGGAAAAAAGTCAGAATAATGGATTGCGTTTGCTAAAAAATTTCATTGAGTATGAGACATGTTAA
- a CDS encoding HisA/HisF-related TIM barrel protein, which translates to MLKKRLIFTLIYNDQHYMLSRNFRMQRVGDIQWINKNYNFSHIATSLDELIVLDASETKDIYEFSNQLKKLVDMCFIPVAAGGGIRILSDAELLLNSGADKLVVNTILFTDPSLVKQLVEIYGNQCIIASIDFKLINNTPVIFIHNGSEKLEVDFVDYLHQITELGVGELYLNSMDKDGTGQGYALEIFDHIPDTVTIPIIMAGGAGNHHHLFEGITKPNVQAVATANLFNFIGNGLPFAREQLRIAGVPLSCWDGKEISSLKNYFGEANVS; encoded by the coding sequence ATGTTAAAAAAGAGATTAATATTCACTTTAATTTATAATGATCAACATTACATGCTCAGCAGAAATTTTAGAATGCAGCGTGTTGGTGATATTCAGTGGATTAATAAGAATTATAACTTTTCTCATATCGCAACATCTTTAGATGAGTTGATTGTATTAGATGCTTCCGAAACAAAAGATATCTATGAATTTTCAAATCAGTTAAAAAAACTGGTGGATATGTGTTTTATTCCAGTAGCAGCGGGGGGAGGTATTCGTATTCTTTCTGATGCTGAGTTACTGTTGAATTCTGGCGCAGATAAATTAGTGGTAAATACTATTCTATTTACTGATCCTTCATTAGTTAAGCAGTTAGTTGAAATCTATGGCAATCAATGCATCATTGCCTCTATTGATTTTAAATTGATTAATAACACACCTGTAATATTCATTCATAATGGCAGTGAAAAACTAGAAGTAGACTTTGTGGACTATTTACATCAGATTACTGAGCTTGGAGTAGGGGAGCTTTATCTGAACTCTATGGATAAAGATGGCACAGGCCAAGGCTATGCCTTAGAGATATTTGATCATATTCCTGATACGGTTACCATTCCTATTATTATGGCGGGAGGCGCTGGAAATCATCATCACCTGTTCGAGGGTATTACTAAACCTAATGTCCAGGCAGTGGCAACAGCAAATTTGTTCAATTTCATTGGTAATGGATTGCCTTTTGCACGCGAGCAATTACGCATTGCAGGTGTACCCTTATCGTGTTGGGACGGTAAAGAAATTAGCAGTCTAAAAAACTATTTTGGTGAAGCGAATGTTAGTTGA
- a CDS encoding acyltransferase: protein MLVDFFKKIRFWLTADRIGPDIPINHWMLHFNGTMKRLGIKKFKYFHPTASFRAGAYAVCCSKISIGAHVTIRPGTMLFADPREGGAGIHIEEHALIGSGVHMYVNNHRFSDTTRVIAEQGWEPSKPIILKKGCWIGANAILLPGVTIGQNSVVGAGSIVTKDVPDFCVAVGAPAKIIKRLSSASSDSTMQFVIPEAVTI, encoded by the coding sequence ATGTTAGTTGATTTTTTTAAAAAAATTAGATTTTGGTTAACAGCTGATCGAATAGGTCCTGATATTCCTATTAATCATTGGATGCTTCACTTCAATGGCACGATGAAACGCCTTGGAATTAAAAAATTTAAATATTTCCATCCAACAGCCTCTTTTAGAGCGGGTGCTTATGCGGTATGTTGCTCAAAAATTTCAATCGGGGCGCATGTCACAATTAGACCGGGAACAATGCTGTTTGCTGACCCCAGAGAAGGTGGTGCAGGCATTCATATTGAGGAGCATGCCCTAATCGGCTCTGGTGTGCATATGTACGTTAATAATCACCGTTTTAGTGATACAACACGTGTTATAGCCGAGCAAGGTTGGGAGCCTTCTAAACCCATTATTTTAAAAAAAGGTTGTTGGATTGGAGCAAATGCAATTCTTTTACCGGGTGTCACCATAGGGCAAAACTCTGTTGTGGGAGCTGGGAGTATAGTGACTAAAGATGTACCCGATTTTTGTGTGGCCGTAGGGGCGCCAGCAAAAATAATAAAAAGGTTATCGTCTGCAAGTTCAGACTCAACCATGCAATTTGTAATTCCTGAAGCGGTGACTATTTGA